TATTCAAATATCTTTATAAAATCTTTCATTTTCTAAAAAATCAAAATGAATTTAGCTTTTACTCTAAAAAACCTTAAAGAAAATTAAAATCCATAGCTTTACTTTCTTTAAAATCGGCTATTTTCACAAAAGGTAAATTTTATCATTTAGTTAAAAATAAATTAATTATAAATACTATTGAAGTTTTGTAGATTCTAAGCCTTTAGCCAAACAAACTAGAATCTACAAATTTTCATTATTAAAGGGAAAAAATTTCTAAGGCTCTTTTTAAATCTTCTTTAGTATCAATCCCAAAAGATCGACTATTTACTTCTGCCATTACAATCGTTTTTTTATTTTCTATAGCTCTTAATTGCTCTAATTTCTCAATTTCTTCTAAGGAAGACTTGGGTAAATCACAAAATTCTTGCAAACTTTTTCCGCTAAAGGCATAGATTCCTAAATGCCCAAAATACCGCCATTTATCGTGTGAATCAAGAATATTTTCTCTATCATAAGGAATCCTAGAGCGCGAAAAATAAATTGCTTCCTTATCTTTATTTAGCACAACTTTAACTAAATTTGGATCCTCTGCTTCTTCTTTGGAAATCACTCGCATACAACTCCCCATAAAAGGAATTTCTCCTCTTTCTTGTGCTTTAGATTCCATAAGACTTTTTAGCTTTTGTATCACTTCTTTTTCAATAAAGGGCTCATCTCCTTGCAAATTAATGATAATTTCATCTTGTCCTAAGCCCAAAATTCTTGCACATTCTGCGATTCTATCCGTGCCACTCTCATGCTCTTTGCTTGTTAGAATAGACTTGAAGCCATATTGCTCACACACTTCTTGAACGCTAACATCATCACAAGCAATCACAACCTCATCCACTTCTTTTGCTATTTTGGCAACTCGAATCACCATAGGAATCCCACCAACAGAAACAAGAATCTTATTGGGGAAGCGAGTGGATTTTAATCGAGCAGGAATAATAATCATAGTCTAAAAATCGAATAATTCACCCAAAAAACTTTCTCGTTTTTTAGGCTTTTGGTAACTTTCTCTATACCTTGTATCCTCATATTGCCTTCTTTCTTCATATTTTGGAGATTGTGCATTTTGAGTAGAACGCTCAATAATTTTATCTAATTCACCCCTATCAAGCCATACTCCACGGCATTTTGGACAATAATCAATCTCAACACCACTTCTCTCACTCATCACTAAATCTACACCACTACAAACTGGACACTGCATTTTTACCCCTTTTTTAAAGAAATTATATAGAAATTAGCTTAAATTTTCATTCCTTTCTAA
This portion of the Helicobacter canadensis MIT 98-5491 genome encodes:
- the kdsB gene encoding 3-deoxy-manno-octulosonate cytidylyltransferase, which encodes MIIIPARLKSTRFPNKILVSVGGIPMVIRVAKIAKEVDEVVIACDDVSVQEVCEQYGFKSILTSKEHESGTDRIAECARILGLGQDEIIINLQGDEPFIEKEVIQKLKSLMESKAQERGEIPFMGSCMRVISKEEAEDPNLVKVVLNKDKEAIYFSRSRIPYDRENILDSHDKWRYFGHLGIYAFSGKSLQEFCDLPKSSLEEIEKLEQLRAIENKKTIVMAEVNSRSFGIDTKEDLKRALEIFSL
- a CDS encoding zf-TFIIB domain-containing protein, whose protein sequence is MQCPVCSGVDLVMSERSGVEIDYCPKCRGVWLDRGELDKIIERSTQNAQSPKYEERRQYEDTRYRESYQKPKKRESFLGELFDF